In Halobacteria archaeon AArc-dxtr1, the sequence CAAGAGGACGACCAGCACCACGACGATCACCTGGTAGGTCTCGACCTGCCGGAGCGAGTCGATACTGCCGCTGAGATCGAGTTGGAAGAGTCGGACGATATCTGCAATGAAGACGGCGTTGACGACCGCAACGGCGAGCACCAGATAGTACGCAAACCGAAGCTGCGTCGCCGCCATGCTCAGTAGGAACAGCGACCAGACGATGATGAGCGTGTACTCCGCGCGGTACTCACGACCCAGGAACGGGCGGGCGATCAGGAAGGCGAGTCCGGCGAGCATCGTGTAAAATGCCGCTCCGAACTCGTCGAAGACGTGCGACGTGAAGTCGGCGGGAGCCCGGGCTTCCTGGATCGTCACGTCAGTCGTCTCGGGGCCGAACGGAATCAGCCGTCGAGCCAGGTTATCGTAGATCGTACTGAAGAAGTCCGGGAGGACGAGCGCCATCACGCCGAATGCGAGGAGGATGAGTCCGCCGATCGCCAGCGGATAATACATCGGCTCGATATCGCGGTCGTCCCACGTCCGCGCGAGCCACGCCATGAAGACACAGCCGACGGCGATCGTTGCCGCGACAAATGGCTGGAGGTAGCCGAAGCTCGTGACGCTCGTTCCCGGCTCCTCGACCAGCAGGAGCGTAAGGAGGGCGGTCAGACCCAGACTGACGGCGCCGACGAACGCGACGTGATCTGGCGATCGGCCGCGAACGTAGTCGAGACAGAGGTGGACAGCGAAGAAGACACCGAAGATCCCGATGAGGACGATGCCCGGCGGCCACACCCAGATGTACAGCGTCAGTGCGACACCGGCGAGTGCGCTGTACAGCGCCGGGCGCCTGAGAGCGTCGGCGTCTCGGTCGTCGACGAGTTCCCAGATGGGGCGATCCTGCTCGGCGACGCGGAGGGCGACCATCATCGCGAGGACGGCAATCGCCATGAACAGCACCTCTGCGACGTGGTGCTGGAGTTGCCCTGCAGTCGTCCGACTGAGGAAGGTTCCCGGGGCGAGTGCGAGGATGAGGACGGAGACGATGCCGCCGAACGTTCCGCCGAGGCGGCGTCCGATGTAAAACACCGGAATCGCGACCAGGGCGGCCATGATGGGGACCACAACGAGGGAGACCGTAAACAGCGTCTCGCCGGAGGGGTCGCCGAGGCCGACGATCATCGCGACCGTGACGATGATCTGGTCGAAGAGGGTCCCGAACTGGCCCACGTACCGGCCGGTCGGAAAGCTCGTCCATATCTCGTAGGGCATCGTCCACGGATAGTTTTCGGCAGTCCACTCGACGGTTCGCCAGTGATAGTACGAGTCGACGGCCTGCAGCTGGGGGGTCCCGTCGTTGTACGAGAAGTTCTCGAGGGGACGGAGCCGAATCCAGGCCATAAGGACCATCAGGGCGCCGAGAACGGGCAGGTGGTACCACCGTTGCCAGCTCTCGAGGAGGGAGGTGTCGGTTTCGGTCCCGACACGCTCGGTGTCTGCGCTCATTACCGTGGAACAGATGCAAGCGGCGAATAAGCTTTATCATCTACTCGTGGGCGACTGACATCACGGGCTGACTGACAACCGTCGGGTGAAGGTGAACGTTTTGGAAGCCCACGAACGCTCCGCGGTGTCAGAAGTGCCAAAACGAAAAGGCTTATTCGGTGATCGGCGCAATCGATCCTCGATGAAGGTCTCCGTCGTCATCTGTACGTACGCGATGGAGCGCTACGACGTCTTTTCTGCGTGCGTCGAGAGCGTCCTCGCACAGACGTACGCGCCGCTCGAAGTCGTGATCGTCGTCGACGGTAACGACGCCGTCTTCGATCGCGTCGAAACGGACTTCGGGGGCCGAGATGGCGTCGTGATCCACTGCAACGAAAAAAACGAAGGGATCTCCTACAGCCGAACGCGAGGCGCCGAGCTGGCAACCGGCGAGGTCGTCGCCTTTATTGACGACGACGCAGTCGCCGAGGACGACTGGATCGCAGAACTCGTACGGGTGTACAAGGAGACCGACGCGATCGCCGTCGGCGGCCACGTGGCACCCGACTGGGTCACCGAAAAGCCCGCCTTCTTTCCCGCGGAGTTCTACTGGCTCGTCGGCTGTGACGAACGCGGCTTTGGCGAGCACATGGAGGAGCTTCGGAATACGTACGGCTCGAACATCTCCTACCGCCGCGAGGTCTTCTTGAGTGTTGGGGGGTACGACGAAAACACGGGCCGAAAGGGAGACCGACACATCCAGGCCCACGAGGCGCCCGTCTGCATCCGGATGGCAAACCGGTACGGAAAGGGCGTCGTCTACACGAAGAAGGCGGTCGTCCACCACAAGCTATTCGACTACCGCGGGGAGTTTCGGTGGCTCGTCTTCCGATCGTTCTGGCAGGGGTACTCGAAGCGGATTATGGACGTCCTACTGCCGGAGGCCGCGGGCGATAAGAGCGCGTATTTGACGGACCTCATGCTGCGATACGTCCCGTCGCGACTCAAAGGATTGGTTCGACGGCCGTCGGTCGCGGGAGTAGCCCAGCTCGTTGCAATTTTCGTGTTTACCGCTGCTGTTGGGTTCGGGTACCTGTACGGATTGGCGAGTGTTCGGGGGTCGGAGTTAGACACAGAGTAGCGAGTAACGAAGGCCCGAGAGTTACTCGGCTACGAGCCGAGCGTCTCGATCAGAGAGGGGCCCGCAAGTTCGTGAAGTGGTACCGGAAAAACGAGGACTGGGACGATCCGCTGGTGCGTCAGTCCTGATTCCGGTCGGTTCGCACGTTTTGGGTCGCTCGCTCCCGATCGGCAGGCGTATTGACATTCACACGCCAGCCGTCGAGGGAGACGGTGGCGATCGTGCTGCCAGCGTGTCGGAGATTTGTGAGCGCGTCGGCAAGTTCGTACTCGCCCGTGTTTGCCGGGGTGCTCGCCCGGCAGTAGTCGAAGATCGTCTCGGGGAGGGCGTAGACACCCGTCGTGACCCGCGTCGTCGGCGGATCAGCGGGTTTTTCGGTGATGTCGATGACGGTGCCGTCCGCCGACGTGGTCACGACGCCGGTCGTACGAGCCACGTCGCGAGTAGTGTGTTCGGTCAAGAGGGTGGCGTCGACGTCGGGCTTGGACTGGGTGTCGAGCACCGGCGCGAGTGAGCCGGCGAAGACGTTGTCGCCGTTGTAGACGAGGAAGTCGCCGTCGACGGCGGGTTCGGCCTGCAAGATGGCGTGGGCGAGTCCCTTTCGGTCTACCTGGCGGACGTAGGTGAGTGGAGTTCCCTCGTAGCTGTCACCGTAGTAGTCGACGATCTGGGCACCCTCGTAGCCGATGACGACGATGATCTCGTCGACGCCGGCCGTACGAAGCCGGTCGAAGCAGTGGGTGAGGATGGGGCGGCCCGCAACCTCGACGAGCCCCTTCGGCTGGGAGTCCGTCAGCGGGCGGAGCCGAGTTCCTTCGCCAGCGGCGGGGACGACGGCCTGCATAGTGTCGTGTACTATCAGTGGAGTCATCAAGGTGTCCTGATCGAATCCAGATCATCTCGAGGGTCGTTTCCGGTCGGATGTCCCTCGCAGCGAGAACGAGTCTTATGCATCGAGCCGGGGAACTCCACGCTCGCTTTCGGAGGAGTCTCCAGTGAGATACTCGCGATAGTAGCCAAGCCCGCGAATACCAGTGAGGAATTTTGAGAGGGCACCGAATGCGAGGCGGTCTCTCGGGGGGAGCTCATTGTCAGGTGACTTGAGACCTGACGGCCGAGGCGGGATTCCCGGCGTTCCGTAACGGTCGGGGTGGTACCGCTGGAGTTGACAGAGGCCGCGGCCGACACGTAGGTCCTTTTTGACGAGTTCTCGAACGGTGTCTCTAGTGGGGTGATACATCGTGACATCCTCCGCGAAGTGCAAATCGTATCCTGCCTCGTAGACACGGTTTCCGAACTCCTTATCCCCGCCAGAGATCAGGCGGTGGTCGAAGAGTCCGACGTCTTCGAAGACGTTGCGGCGGACGAAGAGACAGCACGTGGGGGCGAACTGCTGGCGTTCGAGATACTGTTGGACGGGAAAGCCCGTATGATGGTCGTATCGGGCCGCGAGAGAGAGGTCGTCGGGGGGCGTAAGTTCGACGTTGCAGCCCATATAGTCGGCGTCGGCAGAGTGAAATTTTTCAAGAGCAGACTCGAGCCAGTCGTCGGGGACGGTCATGTTAGCGTCGACGAAGGCGAGGATTTCGCTGTCGGTGTTGCGGATGCCCGTGTTGCGGGCGGCGTAAGAGGACTGGATGGTCGGTTCGGAGAGATGGGAAATCCGGTCGATCGTGTACCCATCGATTACGGCCGGTGTTTCGTCGGTAGAGCCGTTGTCCACGACGTACAGGTGAGCCCCGGCGTCGGTGAGTTGTGGCCGGAGAGACTCGATCGTGGTTCGGACGCCCGCCGGATCATTGTAGACGGGAACAATGATAGCAGGCATCGTCAGCGCCTCCGTCGGATTGCAACGGTTTCACGGAGCGAGCTCACCGTCTGGGTCAGTTTCAGACCGTACTCAAGGGTGTAAAATGCCAGCAGGTCAATCACGGTAAAGGATGAGGTCGAATATCGACGACGGAGTCGCCACGGACTCGGCGGGAGGTAGTTGATCGGATGCAACGGGTGTGAGTGTGTGTCGATCGAGGGATGATAGTGGCGCACCTGTGTCCGCCCACGGCCGATTCGGCGCGCTTTCGAGAACAGTTCCTCAAAGGAAGCACGAGCCGGATGGTAGGCTGTGATCTCGTCCGCATACCCCTGCGTGAAGTCGGCCCGATTAACGCGCTGTCCGAACTCCTTGTCACCCCCGGACTCAAGTCGGTGATCGAAGCGACCGACTGTTTCGAAGACATCGCGCCGGACCGCGAGCGCGCAGGTCGGTGCGAAGTGTTTGCGTTCGAGGTACGTCTCTACGGGAAACGAAAGGGCCCGTTCGTAGCGTTCGGGGATCGTCGGCTCGTCACTTACGACCACGTCGACGGCGCAGCCGAGGTAGTCACAGTCGTGGGACTCGAGGGCAGTGACCATCTCCTCGACCCACGTCTCTTCGACCCACATATCCGCGTCGAGAAAGAGAAAGACGTCACCCGATGCGCGTTCGATCCCCGCATTGCGAGCCGCATACGAACTCTGGACGGTCGTCTCCGCAGCAGGAACGACGAGGTCGAAAAAGCGCTCGCCAAACGTCTGGATAACTTGCGGAGTCGAGTCTGTAGAGCCGTTGTCAACAGCGATGATTTCGTAGGACGACGACGTTTGGTCGCTCAAAGAGCGAAGTGTCACCCGGAGTCCATCCGCATCGTTGTAGACTGGGATGATCACCGAAGCTTCCAAATCGGCGGTCTGCTCGCTTCGATCGCTGCTCGTCACACCAGCAACAATTGCACAACACAGTGTATAACTTCTGATTGATCGGAAGCAAAACAACCACTAAAACCACTCACAGCACGGGTCAGAGGCTGGCCACGCGACAGCCCAATAATCAGTAGATGCCTACGCCGCTGAATGAAGGTCAGCTAGATCCGGGTGAGACAACTGTGTTTTGGCTTCCTCAGGGAGGTCGGCGGAATTGTCGGCCCGGCTAATAGTCTCCCGGACGCGTTGCCAGTGCTCGTGTCGGACCGCAATCCGAACCGGAACTGAGTCGAGGCCGAGAAGTTTCGCGAGCGTGAGACGGTGTTTGCCGGCATTACAGATCAGCCGGCCATCCCGCCCGATCAACACCTCAATCTCACCAAGCGCCGTTGGGACCCGTGCAGCGAAATCCTGGCTTGCTCGAAGCTCTCGTTGGGATCGGTAACCGTCGTCTCTAATATGTTGGGCTACGTCGTCCCAGTAGGCAAGGTACGACTCGTACGCTTCGACAGTCTGTTCGGGGCCATCCAGTTCTGGAACCGACTCACCTCGTTTCAGTTGTTCGATCCGGTTCCGGTAGCAATCAGTCTCGTCCCAGGGGACGCCATCGAGAAAATGCTGCTCGAACATATCGTAGACCGCGTTCTGTTCGAAGGGATACGCCCGAGTGTCCCAATCACCCGCGACGATGCCAAACCGAGGGACTCAAGCGCCAAATTTCGATTGCGAGATCATATATTCGATCTGTTCGGGTGGAACGCGAACGGTTTTGTACGAGCGTCCGACGGCTCGATATCCACGGAGACGCCAGCGAAGATAATCATAACATTCGACTGCCGAGACGAGGCCCGAGTACGTGAGGGCCCAGACACGGGTCTTGAATCCCGCTTTCCCCCCAGCAGGGGCAGTACGAGCGCCAGCCCGAATCCACGGAGGAATTCGCATAGACGCTAGGTATTAGACACGATACCTAAGTGTACCGTGAACAGCTACTGTGCAACACTAGGGTCTGGCTAGTCCCAGCAGCGTTCTGTGCCCGCTCACAAGATATATATCACACCGTAGAAAATTACTCGGGATATGCAAGCAGTCGTTCTAGCCGCGGGCAAGGGCACCCGCCTCGAACCCCTCACCGACGACAAGCCCAAAGCCCTCGTCGAAATCGACGACAAACCCCTCATCGAGGACGTCTTCGACCAGTTGCTCGCGATCGGTACCACAGAACTGGTCGTCGTCGTCGGCCACATGAAAGAACAGATCATCGAACGCTACGGCGACGCCTACGAGGGCGTCCCGATCACGTACGCCCACCAGCGCGAGCAGTTGGGCCTCGCTCACGCCATTTTGCAGGCCGAGCCCCACGTCGACGACGACTTCGTCCTCATGCTCGGGGACAACGTCTTCCGAGCGAACTTAGGCGACGTGATCAACCGCCAGGCCGAAGAGCGCGCCGACGCCGCCTTCCTCGTCGAAGAAGTCCCCTGGGAGGAAGCCTCTCGCTACGGCGTCCTCGATACGAACGAGTACGGCGAGATCGTCGAAGTGATGGAAAAACCCGACGACCCGCCCTCGAATCTCGTCATGACCGGCTTTTACACCTTTACGCCCGCGATCTTCCACGCCTGCCACCTCGTCCAGCCCTCCGATCGCGGCGAGTACGAACTGCCCGACGCGATCGACCTCCTCATCCAGTCTGGCCGGACCATCGACGCGATCCGGATGGACGGCTGGCGCGTCGACGTCGGCTATCCCGAGGACCGAGATCGAGCCGAGAAGCGGATTTCGAACGTGGCGACGCCGAGATAGGCCGGTTCTGTACGGTCAATTCTTCACGGTCGGTTCTCGGCTCCGACAGCGAGCACAGCCTCGTATCACGATTCCCGACGCGCCGGCCCGAACGCGTCGACGAACGCCTTTTCCACGGAGTTGGTCGACACAAATAAACTGGCTCATACTAATGCAGCCCAGGTCCGTTGGAGCTGGTACCTTTCCCCCATGGTCTCACCAGGCAACCTCCGGGCGGTTCGCGAACTTCAGGACGGTCCAGACGACGCGTTCACCCCATCAGTCGACGAAAATGGGGTCGTCACCTACCCATCCGTCGAGCGACACCTTACAGAGCAAGACGATGAGGCCGTCGAGGTTCTCGACGTGATGGCTGATCGTGGGCTGCTCGATGCGGAGTTCACCCAGAAGGTGTACGTCTGTCCGAACTGTGCCGTCGAGGGGATGCAGTACAGCACTGGCTGCCCCGACTGCGGATCGATTCACTCGACTCAGGAGTCGGTGTGCGTTCACCGCCACTGTGACGAATCGCTTGGCCCCGCCAAGCAGGCCGAGCACCCGGCAGAGACTGAGTCGACATCCCAAGACGACCGCGGGGACTCGACTACCGAGAGTCACGACGATCAGCAGACGGAGCTGTACTGTTCGACGTGTGAGGAGACGGTTTCTCCGGACGAGACCGACACCGATCGTCGATACCTGTGTCACGACTGCGACGCGTGGTTCGAGACGCCGACGGACAGGCTCTGGTGCCGAGAGTGTCTGTACGTCTATTCGCCGGGCGACACGCACGAGGCGGTGCTCTACCGATACCCACTAACTGAGGCCGGGAATCGGTGGCTCACTGAACAGCTCGACGGTCGCCACTCGCTTGCAGCGACGCTCGAGGATCGAGGCTACGAGACACAGATCGAGGCGACTGTCTCGACGGCAGAGGGAACACGGTTGATCCACTTGCTGGCAGAAGATGATCTCTTCGACGATCGCATCGTTGCCGGGGTGCACGCGTCGCCCACCGTCGACGACGTCGAACGACTGGAGGCAGCCGCGAACGCAGCCGACGCCAGGCCGATCGTCCTCCTGACGGAGGGGTCTGTCTCCGATCGCGTCGCCGAGACGCTCACCACCACCGGTGTGACGATCGTCCGTGCCACCGACGATGGACTGTTCAGAGAACGTGACATCCACGCGGGGGCGAGCGAGCCGAACGGACTACTCGACTGGGTCGGATCCCGGGTTCCGTCGGTCGTTGCAGACCGGTAAATGAGGCCACGCGCCTTGGCGCTCGCGCCAACGAGGAGGTTATCCGTCCGACCGTCGTTTCGGTGCGATGGCCGTCTGACGGCTCCGTTCAGCCCAGAAGATGAAGCCGGCCCCGACGACGGCGAACGGGACGATGACGACGATACCGAAGTCGCCGCCAAAGGTCTCGGCGGCCGCGAATCCGCCCATGATAATGCTGAGTCCGATGACCATCCCGGTCAGGAACTTTCCGGCACGAAGGATCGACGTGAGTATCCCCATGGCGTGACCGTACCATCTGTTTTCATAAATATCTGGAGTGACTCTGTCACCGGCTGAGAGTGGACATCCCACGTCGCCTCAAGTGGGGCGACTGACGGTCGTTCTCACTCTGTCGGGACGCCACAAACGTTGATGATACCGGTTGAGGACACAGACTGTTGTGGAGGTGAGACAATGATCGAGAGCATCATATCGTGGCTCACACTGATGGGGTACGGGTTCGTCGTCGGATTCGTGTTGGCGGTCGTCGTGGTACTCCTGCGCCGATGAGACCGACGGAGACGAGTGCCGTGTCGAACGGCGTCGGCGCCGTGTAGTGAAGTTGAAGTGAGTGGCCACTCAGGTACCGACTGATACGAATGAGCAACGAGCAGACGGTCACCGCCTCGTCGATGGAACAGGCCGAGGGTCTAGACGCGTCCCTTCGCGAGACAATCGAAGAATTGGACTGCGTTGCCGGCACGCTACACCTCGCAGCCGACGGTGTGTTAGAACTCGTCGCACACGAGGGTATTCCCGAGCCCGTGCTCGAGAAGATCAGGAAGATCCCGATCGGCAAGGGGATGGCCGGACTGGCGGCCGAGCGAAAAGAGCCAGTTCAGGTGTGTAACCTTCAGACGGACGACTCCGGAGTCGCCGAGTCCGGGGCGCGGGATACGGGAATGGAGGGCTCGATCGCCGCACCGATCCTCGGCCCCGATGGGGAGCTCAAGGGCGTTATCGGCGTTGCCAAACCCGATTCGTACGAGTTCTCACCAGCAGAACGCGAGCGGTTGCTCGCGGCAGCTCGAGAGATCGTTCCGCGGCTCTAAGCGGTTGACATCCTCCCCACGGTAACGCGCGAAGATTCCCCGAAAGGGATGTTCAGGTTGCGCGTTTCCTCGGTTCTCAAGTACGCTTTCGCGTGGAATGTCGAAGATCGCCACCGAGTTGTGACCAACGGAATTGTGGAGAAGGTCGCACACAGTGGCGCCGCAGTGACCACTGTCCGAGACTCAGTAGAGCTGTTGATAGTGGTGTTAAAAGAGACGGAGAGGAGATATTAATAATAGCATTAAAATTACACCGAAGCTATTAAATTCACCTCAGTAGTTAGTAACTGTGTGGCGATGATTAGAGAGCAGACACGGAGTTCGAATCGAGGACGAAGAGAGAAGACACAGCAGTGCGACGGCGACTGGGTGCAGCCATCAGCTATCGGTCAGTCGGTGGAGACCCGTCGATGAACGAGCGACCATTCGATCGACGGCAGGTGCTGAAGACGACGGCCGTTGGCCTCACCGGGGCGACGATGCTCGGATCGTCGGCCGGGGCACAGAACGGGTCCGATGACGCTCTCGAACCGGGAGATGAGATCTGGTCGTTCGAGACCGATTTCGGTATTACGCGATCGGTGCCGACAGTCGTCGACGGGACCGTCTACATCGGCGGTCGGGACGGCGTCGTCTACGCGATCAACGCCGAGGAAGGCACCGAGCAGTGGACGTTCCAGACCGAGGGAGTCATCCTCGCGTCACCGACGGTGTCGGCCGACGGGACGATCTACATCGGGAGCAACGACGGCCACGTGTACGCGATAGACGCCGCAACCGGCGACGAGGAGTGGTCCTACGAAACCGATACGGAGGCCGAAGATAATCACGTCTGGTCCTCGCCGACGGTGTCTCAAGGAACCGTCTACGTCGGTGGTAAAGACTTCAACATCTACGCACTGGACGCGACAACCGGCGAGGAAGAGTGGGTCTTCACCGATCCCGACGACTGGATCGTCTCCGCGCCGACGGTCGTCGACGACACCGTCTACGTAGGAAGCGGTTCCTTCTTCAACGAAGCCCAGGCGACGGTCTACGCCCTGGACACCGCGGACGGCAGCGAACGGTGGAGTTTCGAGGGTGGGGACTACATCGCCTCCTCACCGACTGTCTACAACGGAACCGTGTACGTAGGCGACGCCGACAGCGTGGTCGCCGAGGAGGATGCTGAAGCCGCGCTCACGGCAGCAGCCCCAGCAGCGGGGGCGGCCACAACGAGGGGAATCGACGTGGCAGACGGAACCGATCTGCGTGCGAGTGGTCCGACTCCCCACGTCAGTGTCGCCGAGGAGGACGACGGTCCCCAAGAGGACCCAATCGGAAACGTCTATGCGATCGACGCCGAGGACGGCACCGAGCAGTGGTCCGTCCAGACCGACGACGTGATCCGCTCGTCGCCGACGGCGGCCGATGGCACCGTCTTCATCGGGAGTCGAGACACCAACCTGTACGCCTTCGACGCCGAGACGGGCGACGAGCAGTGGCGCTACGGGACCGGTGAGGGGATCGAGTCGTCGCCAACGGTAGCCGACGACGTCGTGTTCGTCGGAAGCTACGACGGCCACGTTCACGCAATCGATCTCGATGACGGCAGCGAACTGTGGCAGTTCGCGACCGAGGAGGGCTTCGTCCGTTCCTCACCGACGGTCGTCGATGGCACGCTATACGTCGGGTCCGACGCCGGTCACGGGGGCGAGGACGTCAACGTATACGCCATAGACGCCGGAGTCGAGGGATCGAGTCGAGGCTCACGCGTCTCGCTGGGCACGCTTGGCCACCACGACGAGTGGGCTGCAGAGACCATCGAGGGGCCAGAGGCGGTGTTCACCGTCGATTCCGAAGAGCCCGAGACCGGCGAAGAGATCACCTTCGACGCCGGCCCGTCCGTGGGCGACATCGACGCTTACGAGTGGGTTTCCCTCGACGACGAAACGGTCTCCGCAAGCGACGAAACGATCTCCCACGCATTCGACGAACCTGGCGAGTACGAGGTGTCACTGTCGGTCAGTATCGGCACTGCGACGGACACGACGACCGAGACGGTCACGGTCAGTGAGCCGGAAGACGATCACAGTGATGACGGCCACGATGATGATGGTCACGATCACAGTGACGACGGCCACGGCGACGATGACCACGATCACAGTGATGACGGCCACGGCGACGATGGTCACGACGACGGTGCAGACGATGATGGCGGAGACAGCGTTCCCGGATTCGGCATCGGAAGCGCACTCGCCGGAATCGGTGGTGCAGGCTACGTCCTGCGAAAACGGCTGTCGGGAGGTGAGAGCCCAGAGCAGTAGCCCGCCTCGATAAAAACGAATACGTCGCTCGTGCCTCTTTTTGTGGATCGTCAATGGGAGCGAATCAGTGACGACAGCATCGGGTTAGTGGGTGCCAGAGTAGTTGAGACTCCCGAGTTACTCAACGTCGGTGCCCTCGACTGGGTAGCCGCGGTCCACCCACTCCTGGAGTCCCTCTTTCAGCGCGTAGACGTCGGTGTATCCGTCCTCGATGAGGTCGGCTGCGCGGTTGCCGGCGAGCGTGTGTGGACAGACACAGTAGGTGACAATGCGGGCATCGTTCGCGACGTCTTCGAGCGGGTCGTCGACGTCTACTCCCTCCGGTGCCGGGCTCAGGAGGGCGCCAGGAATGCGAAGTTCCTCGTAGGCGTCCTCCGATCGAGTGTCGACCACCACCAGTTCCTCATCGTCTTCGTACCACTGGAAGACGTCCTCGGTCGGCGCCAGCGGTACCTCGGTTCCCCAAACCGAGTAGGTTTCGTAGCCGTTCTCGTCGGTGTCGCCGGTCTCATCGCCGTCAGACTCGTCGATTCCCTCGGGGTACTCATCGGGGTGTTCGATCTCGATATCGGGGTTGTCGCCAACCCCCAGAACGATCTGTCCCTCGTCGGGGGCGACGACCACGTACGTATCCAGTACCTCGCAGGTATCGTCGTCGACGACGTCGCGCTCGAGTTCCGTCCCGACGACGGTGTGGACGACGCCTTCGGCGACGTAGAAGACGAACGCACCGTTGTGGGCGTGTGCCTCGGCGTCGAAGGTAACGTAGCCGTAGTCGTCTTCGTGGGTTACGTCCCAGATAACGTGGGTATCGGCGACTGTTGGGGCGTCCGCGGCAGCCCCAGCGGCTGCGAGCGGCGTCCGGTCGTCGAACGTCGCGTGACTACAGGCGTGGATGTGACCCACGCTCGATTCGGCGAGTAACTCGACGGACAACGCGTCGGAGTCTTCGTTCGAGCCGCCGGTCGATTCTGGGTCGTCGGAACCAGAGCTGCCAGATTCGGGGTTGTCAGTCCCTGAATCGTCCGTTTCGTCGTCGGAATCCGGGCCGTCGTCGCCCGAGTTGGGCTCGTCACTACTCGATCCGCCACTAACACAACCAGCAACTACGCTTGCAATCGACGTACCGCCGATGACTCGGAGGATGTCTCGTCGGGAGGTATCCATACTAACAAAGAATTGCTAGTTGCGTATAATTGTTATTATCTCAGTTCGTAATAATAACAACATAGTGTTGTTTTCCAGAGAGAACACCCGGTGTGAAGAGAACTCGACATCTCGGCCCGCTATCGAGACGGATCAGTCCGTCGTCTGGTCGCAGACGTACGAGAACAGGAACGCTGCACCAACGAACAGTCCAAGAATGCCACTGATGCCGAGAGCCGAGACACCCGAAATCGTTGGGCCAGTACCAGTAGCGGCGAGTATCGACAGGAGGGCACCAGTTGCTGCGAGTCCGCTGCCAATGCTGTGTTTCACCATATATTTCTGATGTCTTCAGTCGTGATTATATATAAATCGTGGTGTAGAACAGTAGGGTTCGATCTGTGAGGTCGTGAAGAGCGGAGCGACGAGGCCGTCGCGATCGAACCCAAAAACGACTAACCACCCGCCTGCCTCACCACGAGCATGCACGTCTCCATCGTCGGCAGCGGCTACGTCGGCACCACAGTCGCCGCCTGCCTCGCCGAACTTGGCCACGACGTCGTCAACGTCGAA encodes:
- a CDS encoding sugar phosphate nucleotidyltransferase, which codes for MQAVVPAAGEGTRLRPLTDSQPKGLVEVAGRPILTHCFDRLRTAGVDEIIVVIGYEGAQIVDYYGDSYEGTPLTYVRQVDRKGLAHAILQAEPAVDGDFLVYNGDNVFAGSLAPVLDTQSKPDVDATLLTEHTTRDVARTTGVVTTSADGTVIDITEKPADPPTTRVTTGVYALPETIFDYCRASTPANTGEYELADALTNLRHAGSTIATVSLDGWRVNVNTPADRERATQNVRTDRNQD
- a CDS encoding oligosaccharyl transferase, archaeosortase A system-associated; the encoded protein is MSADTERVGTETDTSLLESWQRWYHLPVLGALMVLMAWIRLRPLENFSYNDGTPQLQAVDSYYHWRTVEWTAENYPWTMPYEIWTSFPTGRYVGQFGTLFDQIIVTVAMIVGLGDPSGETLFTVSLVVVPIMAALVAIPVFYIGRRLGGTFGGIVSVLILALAPGTFLSRTTAGQLQHHVAEVLFMAIAVLAMMVALRVAEQDRPIWELVDDRDADALRRPALYSALAGVALTLYIWVWPPGIVLIGIFGVFFAVHLCLDYVRGRSPDHVAFVGAVSLGLTALLTLLLVEEPGTSVTSFGYLQPFVAATIAVGCVFMAWLARTWDDRDIEPMYYPLAIGGLILLAFGVMALVLPDFFSTIYDNLARRLIPFGPETTDVTIQEARAPADFTSHVFDEFGAAFYTMLAGLAFLIARPFLGREYRAEYTLIIVWSLFLLSMAATQLRFAYYLVLAVAVVNAVFIADIVRLFQLDLSGSIDSLRQVETYQVIVVVLVVLLLFAPLLPPFAAAGAAWEQTPGDQPHPDTEKWDESTTWLAENTPEVGDYGEYENSHRLEYLGSYDYPDGGDYDYPPGSYGVLSWWDYGHLITTQAERIPHANPFQSGASSAAEFFTAQSEDDSEAVLNEIGEGEGEEMRYVMIDDGMVGPKFGAIAQWADSEHGAYMVPEDYEQGDPISVDELDEVAADSRYEDTTLSRLYFDDAAGMENYRLVHESEQQSAFVSYAITQGDQVLQDDDGNPEIVLNQQLTPQLQQQLMMFEQQTEYGVEIFDQRQDAAVKTYERVDGATIDGTVDDADLGDDDDTSVEATLDLETEHNGSVEYTQTGDLADDGSFELDVSYATDDELGVEDGYTDSSVEAIDDDYTVTIYVDGEAEYEGQVSVTESAVVNGETVEITDFEPVEDDGDDENDEGDDSEGGEGGDGENGDDE
- a CDS encoding glycosyltransferase — translated: MTSSDRSEQTADLEASVIIPVYNDADGLRVTLRSLSDQTSSSYEIIAVDNGSTDSTPQVIQTFGERFFDLVVPAAETTVQSSYAARNAGIERASGDVFLFLDADMWVEETWVEEMVTALESHDCDYLGCAVDVVVSDEPTIPERYERALSFPVETYLERKHFAPTCALAVRRDVFETVGRFDHRLESGGDKEFGQRVNRADFTQGYADEITAYHPARASFEELFSKARRIGRGRTQVRHYHPSIDTHSHPLHPINYLPPSPWRLRRRYSTSSFTVIDLLAFYTLEYGLKLTQTVSSLRETVAIRRRR
- a CDS encoding sugar nucleotidyltransferase — encoded protein: MQAVVLAAGKGTRLEPLTDDKPKALVEIDDKPLIEDVFDQLLAIGTTELVVVVGHMKEQIIERYGDAYEGVPITYAHQREQLGLAHAILQAEPHVDDDFVLMLGDNVFRANLGDVINRQAEERADAAFLVEEVPWEEASRYGVLDTNEYGEIVEVMEKPDDPPSNLVMTGFYTFTPAIFHACHLVQPSDRGEYELPDAIDLLIQSGRTIDAIRMDGWRVDVGYPEDRDRAEKRISNVATPR
- a CDS encoding glycosyltransferase, coding for MKVSVVICTYAMERYDVFSACVESVLAQTYAPLEVVIVVDGNDAVFDRVETDFGGRDGVVIHCNEKNEGISYSRTRGAELATGEVVAFIDDDAVAEDDWIAELVRVYKETDAIAVGGHVAPDWVTEKPAFFPAEFYWLVGCDERGFGEHMEELRNTYGSNISYRREVFLSVGGYDENTGRKGDRHIQAHEAPVCIRMANRYGKGVVYTKKAVVHHKLFDYRGEFRWLVFRSFWQGYSKRIMDVLLPEAAGDKSAYLTDLMLRYVPSRLKGLVRRPSVAGVAQLVAIFVFTAAVGFGYLYGLASVRGSELDTE
- a CDS encoding glycosyltransferase; translation: MPAIIVPVYNDPAGVRTTIESLRPQLTDAGAHLYVVDNGSTDETPAVIDGYTIDRISHLSEPTIQSSYAARNTGIRNTDSEILAFVDANMTVPDDWLESALEKFHSADADYMGCNVELTPPDDLSLAARYDHHTGFPVQQYLERQQFAPTCCLFVRRNVFEDVGLFDHRLISGGDKEFGNRVYEAGYDLHFAEDVTMYHPTRDTVRELVKKDLRVGRGLCQLQRYHPDRYGTPGIPPRPSGLKSPDNELPPRDRLAFGALSKFLTGIRGLGYYREYLTGDSSESERGVPRLDA